The following coding sequences lie in one Salmo salar chromosome ssa13, Ssal_v3.1, whole genome shotgun sequence genomic window:
- the LOC106566758 gene encoding haloacid dehalogenase-like hydrolase domain-containing 5, giving the protein MRGLLPFYRALNALCNRQVRRRAGFAGSECGFSGTVSVSKPQPCFGLLFDIDGVLVRGKIPIPAAKKAFQKLVNSQGQFVVPVVFVTNAGNCMRQIKADQLSHILGVPITMDQVMMSHSPLRMFKKYHDKCVLVSGQGPVLDIAKNLGFQNVVSIDMLRESFPLLDMVDHNRRPKLPSSPIANLPTVEAVILFGEPIRWETNLQLIIDILLTNGNLSRAHQTQKLPHLPLLACNMDLMWMAEAQSPRFGHGTFLVCLENIYKKITGKEVKYKALMGKPSELTYHFAEYLIRGQAVERNWTQPITSLYAIGDNLMTDIYGANLYSCFLEERNRRKNSKAVAKMATGTGSSAALPQDNDHVENAWESELSPPSATSCKSILVCTGVYNPHTEVPTYANKCIKETVFHGHRDFRFDPALVEPGHIVQDVADAVELIFEQEKFVPQ; this is encoded by the exons ATGAGGGGACTCCTGCCGTTTTACCGTGCTCTGAATGCCCTGTGTAACCGACAAGTCAGGCGAAGAGCTGGATTTGCCGGTTCTGAGTGCGGGTTTAGCGGAACCGTGTCTGTTAGCAAG CCACAGCCATGCTTTGGCCTGCTGTTTGACATCGATGGCGTGCTTGTCCGGGGAAAGATACCCATCCCTGCTGCAAAAAAGGCATTCCAAAAACTGGTCAACTCTCAGGGACAATTTGTGGTACCAGTTGTTTTTGTCACCAACGCAGGGAATTGTATGCGGCAGATAAAAGCGGACCAGCTCTCGCACATCCTGGGAGTGCCT ATCACCATGGACCAGGTGATGATGTCACACAGTCCACTGAGGATGTTCAAGAAATACCATGACaagtgtgttctggtgtcaggACAAGGGCCCGTCCTGGATATTGCCAAAAA CTTGGGCTTCCAGAATGTGGTCAGTATCGACATGTTGAGAGAATCCTTTCCTCTGCTGGACATGGTGGACCACAACAGACGGCCCAAACTGCCG TCCAGTCCTATTGCCAACCTTCCCACAGTAGAAG CTGTTATTCTGTTTGGGGAGCCCATCCGATGGGAGACCAACCTCCAGCTGATAATTGATATCCTGCTGACCAATGGGAACCTGAGCAGAGCCCACCAGACCCAAAAGCTTCCCCACCTCCCCCTGCTGGCCTGCAACATGGATCTCATGTGGATGGCTGAGGCCCAGTCTCCACG GTTTGGTCATGGGACATTCCTGGTGTGCTTGGAGAACATCTACAAGAAGATAACGGGTAAAGAGGTGAAGTACAAAGCTCTGATGGGGAAGCCCAGTGAACTGACCTACCACTTTGCTGAGTACCTCATCAGAGGCCAGGCTGTGGAGAGAAACTGGACACAGCCCATCACCTCCCTCTATGCTATTGG GGATAACCTGATGACTGACATCTATGGGGCCAACCTCTACAGTTGTTTCctagaggagaggaacaggaggaagaaCTCCAAAGCTGTCGCCaagatggccactggcacaggCTCTAGTGCAGCCCTTCCCCAGGACAACGACCACGTAGAGAACGCCTGGGAGAGCGAGCTGTCACCCCCCTCCGCCACCTCCTGCAAGTCCATCCTGGTGTGCACTGGGGTGTACAACCCACACACGGAGGTGCCCACTTATGCCAACAAGTGCATCAAGGAGACTGTGTTTCACGGGCACCGTGACTTCCGCTTTGACCCGGCGTTGGTAGAGCCCGGACACATCGTGCAGGACGTGGCTGACGCCGTGGAGCTCATCTTTGAGCAGGAGAAGTTTGTGCCTCAGTAA
- the cnbp gene encoding zinc finger protein 9 isoform X1, whose translation MEMSSSSECFRCGRPGHWIKNCPEAGSGGRGRGRGRGRGKDLFCYRCGEQGHIARDCEQTEDACYNCHRSGHISRDCKEPKKEREQCCYSCGKAGHVARDCDHANEQKCYSCGGFGHIQKLCDKVKCYRCGEIGHVAVQCSKASEVNCYKCGNTGHLAKECTIEATA comes from the exons ATGGAGATGAGCAGCAGCAGTGAGTGCTTTCGATGTGGCCGTCCTGGGCATTGGATCAAGAACTGTCCTGAAGCTGGGAGTGGGGGGCGTGGCCGCGGCAGGGGCAGAGGAAGAGGAAAGG ATCTGTTCTGCTATCGCTGTGGAGAGCAAGGTCACATTGCCAGGGACTGTGAACAGACCGAGGATG CCTGCTACAACTGCCACAGGAGTGGCCATATTTCCCGGGACTGCAAGGAGCCCAAAAAGGAGAGGGAGCAGTGCTGCTACAGCTGTGGCAAGGCTGGCCACGTGGCCCGCGACTGTGACCATGCCAACGAGCAGAAGTGCTATTCCTGCGGTGGCTTTGGCCACATCCAGAAACTTTGTGATAAAGTCAAATGTTACAG gtgtggCGAGATTGGCCATGTTGCTGTGCAGTGCAGCAAAGCCAGTGAGGTGAACTGCTACAAATGCGGCAACACCGGCCACCTGGCGAAAGAGTGCACCATCGAAGCCACCGCATAA